The genomic DNA ctgcagggccaacttggggcctatgggggcaagctagcggggggctagtggggtccacaggaTGGGTTgttgcaataaaaaaaattgatttttatgtgacaactcatcctgcggaccccactagccaaTTTTTTAttgtgacaacccatcccgtggatcccactagcctcccgctagccgccccaacggacacCAAGCTGGCCTTGCAGGGCATCGTATCACTATATATAATGTAACCCTACTGTCTAATAGAATTATTCAGCCTCCAACtttatatggtatcagagctgcGATACCtaaacacgaaaaaaaaaaaaatttagccgCCGCTCACCATGTCGGCTACCTCCAGCAAAACCATTGCCGTCTCTAACTCCCAGAGTCTTACCTCCTTCAATATGACGAATATCAACAAGCTCAAGAGTAACAACTTATTGATTTGGAGTCGCTAGGTTTGTGCCCTCCTTGACGGCTACGATCTCACAGGATATGTTGACTACACTGTTGTTGTCCCTCCTCCAACGGTTACCACCGCCGGTGTAACTTCTGACAATCCCGATCACAAGATCTGGAAACGTCAAGACCGTCTCATTTATAGTGCTCTGCTCGGTGCTATTTTGGATTCCGTTCAACTGCTTCTCTCTAACACCAACACGTCGGCTGAGATTCTGTCTACGCTTACATCAATCTATGCCACTTCTAGTCGCTCCCACGTTCAACAACTGAAGCAGCAAATCAAGGATTGGATCAAGGGTGATAAATCCATTGAAGATTATTTCCGAGGCCTCACGACACGTTTCGATCAGTTGGCGCATCTTGGTAGTTCTATGACTCTTATCAACTTGAGAAGATCCTTGGGGGTCTTCCGGATGAATAAAATCGCGTTGTTGATCAACTTGAAGGTCGTGAACGCTGTCCTTCTCTTATTGAGGTGCTTGAGAAATTACTCCATCACGAGAACAAGCTGAAAACACTAGTGCCCACCTCGTCATCCTCGCTTCCTATGTCTACTAACACGGTTCAGTATCGTGGCAGAGGTAATACTCGTGGTCAGTACCGTCCATCCTCTCGCCATAACCAAACATGGCAGCAACAACAGTTTCAGCCACGTTCGTCTCCTTCTCAATCCCGTGGTGGATATCAAGGCCGGTGTCAGCTTTGCGGTGTTCATGGCCATAGTGCAAAACGTTGTTCACAGTTGCACCTCTCTGCTGCTCAGTACAGTCCTCAGTCTGCACCATCTATGGCTCATGTTCCAAGGCAACCTAGGGCTAATATGGTTGCTGCATCTCCTGCTTCCACTCCATGGCTGCTAGACTCGGGTGCCACTCACCACCTTACGACCGACTTGAACAACCTTTCTCTCCACCAGTTATACAATTGCGGTGAAGAGGTTACCATTGCCGATGGCTCCGGACTTAACATCTCGCATACTGGTTCCACCTCCCTCTTTACTCCTTCTAAAAACCTCCTTTTAAAAGATGTTCTTTATGTTCCTATTATTGCCAAAAATCTTATATCTGTTTATCGTTTGTGCAACGCTAACCAAGTGTCTGTGGAATTCTTTCCGGcttattttcaggtgaaggatctacGAACGTGGGTCCGGTTACTCCAAGGGAGAACTAACAATGAGCTGTACGAGTGGCCACTTCAGAATAACACACCCATTTCGTTTTTTGCTTCCTCATCATCAAAAGCTCCTCTTCCTTCATGGCACTCTCGTCTCGGTTATCCATCACCACCtattttaaaatctcttgtttCACAATTTTCTTTACCTTGTTCTAGTTCTCAAAATAAAGATTTTCCTTGTTCGCATTGCCTTATCAATAAGAGTCACAAATTGCCTTTCTATACAAACACTATAACTTCCTCCAAACCTCTTCAATATCTATATTCTGATGTCTGGATGTCTCCTATTGTTTCACATGATAATTTCAAGTATTATTTGGTCTTAGTCGATCATTACACTCTCTACACCTGGATGTATCCCTTGAAACAGAAATCACAGGTGAAAGAAACTTTTATTGCGTTCAAGGCTTTGGTGGAGAATCGATTTCAAAGCAAGATTGGTACGTTGTACTCCGATAACGGTGGCGAGTTTGTTGCTTTGTGTTCATACCTGGTGTCTCATGGAATCTCACATCTGACCACGCCACCACATACACCAGAACATAACGGTGTCTCTGAGCGTAAACACCGCCACATCGTTGAGACAGGTCTCATGCTTCTTCATCAAGCCTCGGTTCCAAAAGAGTATTGGCCTTATGCATTTACTGCGGCGGTGTACTTAATCAATCATATGCCAACTCCGGTAATTGGTCATGTCTCTCCTTACGCTAAACTGTTTCAACAATCGCCAAACTATCATAAGCTTCAGGTGTTCGGGTGTCTTTGTTTCCCTTGGCTCCGTCCGTACAACAATCACAAACTTCAGGATCGCTCTCTTCCTTGTGTTTTCATGGGGTATTTTCTAACACAGAGTGCCTATCTTTGTCTTGATCTCGCTACCAAATGTCTTTACACGTCTCGCCATGTCCAATTTGTTGAATCGAGTTTTCCCTTTGCTAACTTCCTACCTAAGGCATCTCCTATTATCATTACCGATTCCTTTTCTCGTCACCTAAGTGCTCCCCCACATCATCAAATACCAGTTCACACTCCGCCACTCGTACACGCTCAGCCCCCGGTCACGATTCTTTCCTCTCCGACGTCTAACTCTCTCTCGACACCAACTCTGTCTCCGGATAGTGGTGGTGTACGAAGTGATGAAGCTTCCGAACAAATGGGCCAGACTGAACAAACAGGCCCAATTGGTGGGTCCACTGCACATTCGAGTCCAACACCCTCACTGATGTGACCGCCGGACGCGGTCTCGGTACGTtcgcggtacggacgcggcttgGACTTACGGCCAACTTTCAGTCGGTGAAGCTTTTCACGGCCGAGGTTCTGGGCTTCGGTTCTAGGGAAGAATCAAATGATGGAgacggagtttgaaggaattcaaacgagccgttcggGGGATACTTCAGGAAGCCACGAACGGTTCAATCGGTCAGTACGGATGCGGGACAAGCGGGTGGACGTCTTTGAGGGAAACGATAGCGGAATGATTTGAGATGATTCGAGGGGACTCGAGAGAGATGAaagaggacagatggaaacGTAGTGAGGGGAAAACACGGATGGATcgattgacgacacaagaggtttggctctcctcttgatacggtcgctaacaagggcgaacccggttcgcgtcttgttagggttttctcaaggttcaatcccggattgaagaaagagaagagtgagacaagtttcaagaatctctcttgagaaaagttttattttcatacaagtctaaggaggaacaagggcttaagaagagtttaaatagctaggtctaggtaggagcttaaggacacgcggattcatcttgatccgcacatcgtccttttgacgtgtcccctttacaaagagaacacatcgccaccttttgactaacacgcttagccacaaacactctccaacgttcataaacataggatcaaaagagaatattctcaagttcaaaattaaaccaaaaataagagggaaagagagataaccgccttggccttgcgcgtgaagcaacttagcctttaggcgttttgcgtttagctccatgcctcgttaaaacctcctccggtaaacccattgggacaaacccggagtgaggaaaaagagtacacttcctcgcttaacgacttgaccgtcttcactcttgggtaagagtgaagactaagcggactgagccttcggagtcttcgttgggtggctggtgtcggacgtaggttcggacaaataggttgagccgctgtttggccgcctttgctgagctcttggaacgtgtggtggctccgggaaggatcgttggagccttggccacgtctgaagaggttgccctggtcgcgtccgatgcgtcttggtcaggcgtctcggtcgcgtccggcgtgtcttggtcttcttggctgaggtcgcgtcctgcgatcacatcactCACCCTCATCCTCGTCGTCTCATTCTCCATCACTGCAACCTCACCTGCAACCGGAACCTGACacaccaccacaaccaccaaCACTCTCACCACCGATTCCACAAAACGACCCTCCACCACCAGTTAACCATCATCCCATGCAAACTCGTCGCAAAAACAATATACACAAACCAAATACCCGTTTTGCCTTATCCGCTATCCTCACCAAAAATCCCATTCCTACGACCATACACCAAGCTATGCGAGATGATAAGTGGAGACATGCGATGAGTGAAGAAATCAATGCTCAAATACGTCGTCATACATTCAACCTGGTTCCACCAAAACCAGGACACAATGTTATTCCCACAAAGTGAATTTATACACTTAAGTACTTACCTGATGGTTCTCTTGACAGGTACAAAGCGAGGTTAGTAGCACGCGGTTTCAACCAACAATATGGCCTGGATTACTCGGAGACGTTCAGTCCAGTTGTCAAGTCTGTCACGATCCGTACTGTCTTACAACTAGTGGTCAATAACTCTTGGTCGATCTAGCAGCTTGATGTGAAAAATGCCTTCCTTCATGGCATGCTCAATGAAGAGGTCTATGTTATGCAGCCTCCGAGATTTATTGATAAATACCGTCCACACCATGTCTGTCGACTCAACAAGTCCTTGTATGGACTCAAACAAGCACCGCGGGCATGGTATCAAGAACTTAAGACGTATCTGCTCTGTATGGGTTTTCGTAACTTGCTAGCCGACACTTCTGTATTCATCTACGAAAGCGGTACTGATGTTATTTACACTCTGGTTTATGTCGATGATATTCTAGTGACCTCGGCAACAGGCTAGAGCTCATTCACGGCTTCATTGATGCACTTGCTCGTTGGTTCTCTCTGAAGACGCCCACATACGTTCACTATTTCCTTGGTATTGAAGCTACTCGCACATCACAAGGCTTACATCTTATGCAAAAGTGGTACATCATTGATCTCTTAGCTAAAACCAATATGTTGCACTGCAAGCCTGTCACTACACCCTTGTCACCACATCCACCGTTGACACCTACTTCCGGAGAACCGTTTGATAATCCAGCTCAGTATCGCATGGTGGTCGACAGTCTTCAATATCTGTCTTTCACGCGTCCTGATCTTGCATTTGGAGTTAACTGTTTATCTCAGTTCATGCATGCACCCACTGTTTTACACTGGCAGGCCGTCAAACGTGTACTACGCTATCTTGCTGGTACCGTCACACATGGTCTCCTTCTTCATCCGGGTACTCCTTTGATGTTACATGCGTATTTAGATGCGACGTGGGGTGGTGATCAGTCAGACATGATCTCTACGAATGCATATATTGCTTATCTCGGCACCACTCCTATTGCATGGTGTTCCAAGAAACAGCGTGGCGTTACTCGATCCTCCACCGAATCCGAATACAGAGCTGTCGCTAATGCCACTTTGGAAATAATGTGGATATGCTCTTTACTCACTGAGCTTGGAGTTCGCTTGCCCACTCCGCCTGTCATCTACTGTGACAACATGAGTGCTACTTACCTTTGTGCAAATCCAGTGTTCCACTCCCGCATGAAACACATCGCCATTGATTTCCATTTTGTTCGAGAGCAAGTAAAGTCAGGAGCTTTACCGGTGGTCCATATCTCTACGGACGATCAACTAGCGGATGCATTGACGAAACCACTTCCTCGTCCGTGTTTTGTTCAGCTTTTCAACAAGATTGGAGTGACTCATGCCCCTCCATCTTGAAGGGGTGTATAGGATATATAAGGAAAGAATactaaagtaaatagttaaCTCGTGTAAACACTATATATAGTGTAACCCTACTgtctaataaaattattcagCCTCCAACTCTATATCATATGCATATCTTTGAACATCCAATTTTTTCAAGTATCCAGCCTCTCCAATGATGTTCATATATGTTTTGAAACGATAAGGGCCCTCATAGTCTCGACTGAAATACATATAgattttcttctcctcgtcaatgaagaaacaaGGTGGATAATCTACTTTAGGTCTCATATCAATTCTCAAGAACTTGCACCACGTCACTATTTCAACCTCAATCTTG from Camelina sativa cultivar DH55 chromosome 2, Cs, whole genome shotgun sequence includes the following:
- the LOC109126486 gene encoding uncharacterized protein LOC109126486; the encoded protein is MRDDKWRHAMSEEINAQIRRHTFNLVQSEVSSTRFQPTIWPGLLGDVQSSCQLDVKNAFLHGMLNEEVYVMQPPRFIDKYRPHHVCRLNKSLYGLKQAPRACDLGNRLELIHGFIDALARWFSLKTPTYVHYFLGIEATRTSQGLHLMQKWYIIDLLAKTNMLHCKPVTTPLSPHPPLTPTSGEPFDNPAQYRMVVDSLQYLSFTRPDLAFGVNCLSQFMHAPTVLHWQAVKRVLRYLAGTVTHGLLLHPGTPLMLHAYLDATWGGDQSDMISTNAYIAYLGTTPIAWCSKKQRGVTRSSTESEYRAVANATLEIMWICSLLTELGVRLPTPPVIYCDNMSATYLCANPVFHSRMKHIAIDFHFVREQVKSGALPVVHISTDDQLADALTKPLPRPCFVQLFNKIGVTHAPPS